A window of Magnolia sinica isolate HGM2019 chromosome 13, MsV1, whole genome shotgun sequence genomic DNA:
ttttatggccccaaaatgtttttaattgtCGACACTccttcaacattgtttcctataatgtggtccacacatatatcatggtggggcccacggagcaccgaccactagccattggatggtggcagggggagtagccaatccgtctcccctaTGTAGCATGTAAAGGTTCGTTTTTCATATCGAACGGTCCAAATTAACTCACAAGtatggcctatatgatgagggaGGCCAGAATAAATCGGTTGCGTACTCGTACGCTGCTAAACTCTGTtgagcccaccatgaatgcatgtagcttatccacaccgtccatccgttttttcagatcattttaggtgttgcgcccaaaattgaagcatatacaaagctcaagtggactccaccacacTAAACAaggggataatgatatccaccgtcgaaacctttgcagggcccacagtgatgtttatttgtcatccaaaccgttcataaggtcacacagagatggatgaagggaaaaattaaatatcagcttgatccaaaacctctgtggccCATCTTAAGATTTCAATGGTATGTGTTCAGTTCACAcagtctcctgtggtgtggtccatttgagctttgaatattgtTCGATTCCGGTACCGCCCTTAAGATAAGAtgataaaacgtatggacggcgtggatgaaacacataactcatggtggaccccacagagtttacccagtagctagtacgcaatccgattttagGCCAGAAGACTTGCTGCTCTTTCTCCACCCCAGCAGCGATGGCAGCAGCTGCTAACACGCGCACCTTCCTGCTCTTCTCCACCCCAAACAAGCTCTTCTCCTTCTCTCCTTCCACTCCCTCCAAAACCCTTCCAAAACCCTTCTTCCTTCCTCTCGTCAAATCCCTCCATTCCTCCCAAACCCCTCTCAAATCCAATCCCCCAATCTCCAAATCCATCCATCGATCGAACGTCATCGACATCCTCCAGCAAAGGGGGCTCATCGAATCGATCACCAGCGACAATCTCAGGCAAGCCTCTTCAAATCCAGCCGTCCGTCCGCTTAAAGTCTACTGTGGGTTCGATCCAACGGCTGAGAGCTTGCACTTGGGGAATTTGATTGGGATTATTGTTCTGTCGTGGTTCCGGAGGTGCGGGCATAGGACGGTCGCTTTGATTGGTGGGGCGACAGCGAGGATTGGTGACCCGTCCGGGAAGAGCTTGGAGAGGCCGGAATTGGATGTGGAGACGGTGGAGAGGAACAGCGCTGGGATTGAAGATACGGTCCGAAGGATTTTGGGTAGAAGCGATGGAGCCGTGGGCTATGGAAAAGATCGAATTTTGGATGCGGGTTCTGAAGAGAATGCGGTTTCGAATTTGAATTTTGCAGAAAACGCCAATTTGGATGTGGATTCTGAAGAAAATGTGATTTCGGATGCGGGTTCTGAAGAGAATGCTGTTTCGAATTCAGGTTCTGCGAAAAATGCCAATTCAAACGTGGGTTCTGAAGAAAATGCAATTTCGGATTTGGGTTTTGAAAAAAACACGAACTCGTATGCGGGTTCTGGAGATTCTTTCGTGATTTTGAATAATTACGATTGGTGGAAGGGCAGGAATTTGTTAGATTTCCTAAAAGAGGAAGGGCGCTTTGCGAGGGTCGGCGTGATGATCTCCAAGGAGAGTGTTAAGAGGCGATTGGCTTCTGAGGAAGGGCTGAGCTTCACCGAATTCACGTATCAGCTATTGCAGGGAAGTGATTTCCTGCATCTGTTCAAGAATGAGGGTGTGAATGTTCAAATAGGCGGGAGCGATCAGTGGGGGAATATCACTGCCGGGACTGAATTGATTCGGAAAAAGCTCCAAATCGAGGGAGCTTATGGACTGACCTTCCCTCTTCTGTTGAAGAGTGACGGAACCAAGTTTGGGAAATCTGAAGGTGGAGCGATCTGGTTATCACCGTCGATGTTGTCGCCGTATAAGTTCTACCAGTACTTCTTCTCTGTCCCAGATTCCGACATAGTGAGGTTCCTAAAGATTCTAACTTTCTTGAGTTTGGAAGAGATTGTGGAGCTGGAGGAGGGGATGAAGTGCCCCGGATATGTGCAGAACTTGGCCCAAAGGAGGCTCGCTGAGGAAGTGACCCGTTTTGTTCATGGCGTAGATGGCCTAATGGAAGCGTTGAAGGCAACCGAAGCATTGAGACCCGGGGCCGAGACACAGTTGGATTGGAAAACGATCGAGGAGATTGCCGAGGATGTCCCGTCTTGTTCTTTGGCTTATGACCAGGTGTTGAACGCATCTCTAGTCGATCTATCAGTGTCTGCTGGCTTGCTAGGTAGTAAATCGGCAGCCCGGCGGATGGTGAAGCAAGGGGGCCTTTACTTGAATAACAAAAGAGTTGATAGTGAGGAGAAGACGATTGAAGCAGATGACTTTGTCGATGGGAAAGTGCTCTTGTTATCAGCTGGGAAGAAGAACAAAATTGTTGTAAGAATCTCTTGATGACTCTTCTTGAATGATTATGTGgttatctatttattttatagTCAGATTTTGGTGCATTTTGGTGCATTAGTCTCATGATATATACGTTTTGCAATTATCTTTTTATCATGTTTAGTTGTTAGGGATAATTTATCCTGTTTGATTGCTAAGAATATCTTTTTTGGAATGGTAAATATAATCAGAAGACCAAAAGCAAATTCTATCTGTATTTGCTTGGGAATTTGTTGTTATTTGTTATGCACTAGAAAGCATTTGTAAGAAATTCTATGGCCACTCATGACCTTGCTCTCCCACCACAAGTGTCAGTGTTGGTAGTTTGTATGCAATCCAAACCACctcttcctccctccctccctccacaGTCCTTGCAGTTCACTGGCAAATCTGTTGGCATTGTGGGTCTGGGCCAGCCATTGCCAAGAGAGCCAAATTATTCAGCTGCCCCATCAGCTACTGCTCAAGATCAGAAAAACCAAACTCAAAATACAAATACTATCCAAGTATAATTGAGTTGGCAGCTAACAGTCTGGTCCCTGCAATTGCATGCCTGTTAACAGAAGAAACCTGCCATATCGTCAACCGTGAGGTTATCGAAGCATTGGGACCAAAGGGCATGCTCATGAACATTGGGTGGGCCCCCTGCAAATCTAGGGAAAGGGGAAAGGTGACTCTCTAGCGATCTAGGCCTGGCCTGGTTTGCGTTGCTCGGCCGGGAGCTGTAATTGTATGTACACATAAAGAACTCAGACGTGAGAACGGTATGATAATACGATATGATGACAATGCAGCAGTTGTCCATCCATCATATCAGTCGACTCGATCCGATTCATTCCTATCTATAGATAATGCAAGAGAGATCTTATGACCTCGCGGATGGAGAGGGATTCGAAGCCCCAGTATTCCTATCAATACTTTTGTTTTCAAGACCGACTCTTTCAACTGCTCAAACATCCATCCCTTTGCACTTGTGGATGAGCCCGAGCTTGCATCGGCTTTGCTCGAACGCTGGTTGGGCTGGGCTGGGTTGGATGTATTTGAGCACGAGCCCGGGCCTCCCAAGCAACTTTTTGGTCTCGACAATGTGGTGCTCTCACCCCACATGGGAAGTCATGTGACACACACGAGACCTGCAAAGTGATGGCAGAACTTGTGATTGGAAACTTGGAGGCTCGTGTGCTGAATAATCAACTCTTAACTCCAGCGGTTTGAGTCCTGAAAAGGTATGCAAGGTGGGTTGGAATCATGACCCACTCATTTGTTCCTTAGTCGATCCGTGACTTGGATGTGTCGGAGGGTCCATGGTTCAGAGATACATGGATGGACTATGTTTCATAAATCTTCTTGGTTGGACCATCCTagttcttattattattaatgaAAGGTGAGCATCCATCCTAGTTTTTTGAGttgcaaaaaatgaaaaatctaagGATGCTAGGCGCATCCTCAAGTATGATGATCATGTAATGTGAACTTTATTAGGGGCTTTGGACCATCATTGATCATGGGCTGAGATATTCATGTCTGAACTGTGAAGGATTCGCTCACAAGGGAATTGTCAATATTTCCTGTTTAATGAAATGGCCTTGATATTTTGGTGAAACAACCAAAATGTCCATGACCTCTCATTTCCATGTATCTAATTTCAGATTTAGAGGGTGCATTTAGACAGCGCTTTGATTGCTCACGAATGTATTGACCAAACATGGGGAGAGAAGTGGGCTGGTTTGCAAATTGGACATTGATAAGGCTTGTGATCACGTTGATTGGGAATTCTTGGACTATATGCTCTTTCGTTTGGGATGCAAAGAAAAGTGGAGAGAGTGTATGCGAGCTTGCGTTCAAACCACTTCCTTTTCAATCCTAGTTAATGGATTGCCAAAAGGGTTCTTCAAAGCCTCTATAGGTATTAGGCAGGGTGTTATCTCCCCATCTCTTTGTTGTGATCAGGGAAGCTTTCAGCATGATGCTTTAGAAAGGGGCAGGAAACAGCTTGTTTAGCGGGTTTAAAGCTTCAAAAGGTGGGGTCCAAATGAGTCATCTCCAGTATGCTGACGACACATTACTATTTTGTGGTGGGGATGCAACATCAGTTGATAATCTTCATAAGATCATTATTTGCTTTGAAGCGATTTCGGGGCCGAAGATTAATGCTTCAAAGCCCGAGATGCTAGGGATTCATATTAGTGATGATGATTTGCAGAATCTTGCGGGTGTCTTCGTATGTAAGGTTGGATATCTTGGCTTGCCTTTATGCATTGGGAAGCCGACAAAACACCTTTGGGGCAGGGTTATTGAAAGAATTGAGAGAAATTTGGCAAGTTGAAAGTGCAGATACTTGTCTTTGGAGGGTGTCTAACTCTCATTAAGATTGCTTTTTCCAACATGCCCATTTACTTTCTATCACTCTTTGAGTGTCCCAAAATGATTTTGGATCGTCTAGGAAAGCTGAGAAGAGATTTTTTGCTGGAAAGGAGTGATGGTAATAAGTCTCACCTCCTTAAACGGGACGAGGTGTGTAAATCTACTAAAAAGGGTGGGGCCAGTAATTGAGATCTGGGAGTGATGAGTCAAGCTTTACTTAGGAAGTGGATTTGGGGGTTTGGCATTGAAGAAGGGAAGTTGTGGAGGGAGATGGTGGCATGCAAGTACGACGTTCAAGAAGGGAATTGGTATGTAAGAAGATCTTCTTTATGTAGAGCTTCGAGTATTTGGAAGGATATTGTAACAACCGAAAATGCGTAGTGGTATTGCTTATGGCCTTGGGAACGGTTGCCATATTCGTTTTTGGCTTGACCCATGGTGCGGTGATAGACCTCTTCAAGATATTTTTCCTAGAGTATTTGCCCTTGCTTTGGATCGATTTGTCAAAGTGGCAAATTGTTTCAATTTAAGTGGAGAGGAGGCAGTATGGAATCCTCCTTGCCAAAGGAtttgacggatgaagagttgGTAGAGTACGTGGGTCTTTTAGAGCTTCTCCAAAAGTTATGCACTTATAATATCTCAAGAGGAGAATTTGACAGATGAAGAGTTGGTAGAGTACGTGGGTCTTTAGATCTTCTCCAAAAGGCATGCCCTTATAATATCTCAAGAGGATTCGATGTTTTTGGTGGCTCATTCTTCAAGAAGGTTCTCAATCACTTCGTTTTTCACCTTGATTAGCACTCCACTTTATTCGACTGAGGCAACTTATCCTTCCCCCCGGTCTTTGTGTGGCTTTTGGGCCGCAAGAGGATCTTCACTATTGACAACTTACAAAGAAGATCCTTCCTAATATTTGCCTCATGTGCATGGAGGATGCAGAATTGATTGACCACCTATTTGTGCATTGTTCCTTTGATTACAAGAAATGGGTGTTCATCCTGGGGGTGCTTAAGACAGCCTGGGTCATGCCAAATTCTGTAGATGGTCTCCTTTGGGCATGGCATGGGGGCAGAATAGGAAAAACAGAGAAAGCTAAGTGGAGGCTTATGATCATGGCAGTCTTTTGGTCTATTTGGGGAGCTCGTAATGGGTAGTGCTTTCGCAATGAGAACCAGAGTGTGGAGGACGTTATTAGGAAGATAAAGTCGCTTGTTTTGGAATGGGTAGATGTAAACACGGCTTTGGCTGCTAATTTATCTTGTTCTTTTTTagcctttttttcctttttcctttgtattcttttctcacTTTTGGCGAGCTTTCTAGTAAAGTgttgttatctctcaaaaaacaaaaaaacaaaaaaacaaaacaaaacaaaaccataATTTCTGTAGCATTCATATGGATGGTCTATGCTCCAAACTACAATTGCATTGCTCTCTAGTCAACACCAGGTACATCTTTACTTGATGAACAGAATGCTCACTATTCAATTCACTCGTACATCCAAACCCAGCCAGAAAGGATTCTTCTGATCTCTTATTACTTGGAGCAGCTGAGAAGCAGCTGACTGATAGGGAAGCTTTAGCTAAGGTGCAGGAGTTTGGTAATTTTCAGCCAGCTCTGGTGTAAGGCTCACACAACACCGAGGTCACAGGCTCAGTTCCAACTCAGGGGAAGTTTGGTTACTGgtatttagggattttcacaccAAAGTTCCTCAAGATTTCTGATTTTACGAAATAATGCCAACAAGGGGAAGAATGACCAAAATGccttcatttgtattttttccttACAAAGGTGATGAAGTTGAGAATTGAGGGGCTCTATTTGTATTCGTCTGGGAGGACATCCAACTCATCCTACATATGCACCCCCAACATGATGATCACCCCCAGAAAAGAAAAAGGCCGATCAAATCATTAGATCAATTGCTTGTGAATTTGGACTTCTGGGTAGTTTATATTGTTTTCTCTAGAGCCGTACACGAGCAGCCtaagctcggtaactcgctcgactcgactcggattgaaacgctgttcgaaccgagtcaagccatATTTTGGGCGCTCGGAACATTTCGAATCGAGTCCAAGCTGGATGTAGCTTGACTCGGTAttaagctcgacttggctcgactcgacttTAAGTTAGTAtataaaagatttttaaaaaacccTACCCAGTCGCTCGACCCTACCCAGTACGCCCAAACCAACAACCCTACCCGTTCTCCCTCCCTTTCGCCCAAATCGCCCCATTTCTCCCTCCAAATTGCCCAAATCGGCCATCCGTCCGGCTACATTTCCCTCTTCCAGTGACTGTCCGGCGACATTTCTTTCTTCTAGCATCTGTCCGGACGAGCATTTCCTTCTTCCAGCGTCTGTCCGAACAAGCTCCGCCCAATACTCTCCGCCCAGCAAGATTCCCTCTTCCAGCGTCTGTCCGGACGAGCTTCTCTTCGAAAGCGAGTCTTATCCtccactctctccattttttccagCCGTCCGAGTAATGGAACCTATCAAACCAGCGACCACTAGCCAGGCTTGAACTCGACCAAGCCAAGCACAAGCTGCTGTTCTGAGCTCGAAGGCCAAGCTGAGACTCGAGcagtccgagtcgagcacgagcaaggcaaagctcagctcggctcgacttgtgtacacctctagttttCTCTATGGTGCGTCCCACCTATTGATTGAATCTCCctgtttttttgttcttttgatcTTTGGtaggcaaggtattccgtaatggtaacggtagTCGTAACGGCCACaatcattacctttacgatatgggttgTAATGGCAgttaacggctgttatggccctaTGTAACTGCCGTTacaatctctctcttctttttcctttttcttttttcaatttgaaaaaaaaaaactcaaaaaacctATGTCAGCTTCATCATTAACCATGAGGGGGCCATTATGGCCTTTATGGGGGTGTAATGGGCCGTTACGGGGGTTGTAACAACCTTTGTGGGTTATTGTTTTCGTAACAACCGTCACAACCTTTACGATCCCGTAACATGCAACGGTTGTTACCGTTATCTTTACGTAATGTCCTTTATGgccccataatggccattatggcacACCATGTTGGTGGGCGCAtttgttggacaggttggatggcgtaCATATGCCAATTTGGGCCGTCAATTCTCAACTTCACTtctcaaagaaaaaaaacaaaacaaaaaccgaATGAGGcattttgggaatctcacccctCCAAGAGCACCACCCATGAATTCCAAATCTTTGAGGCATTATTTGGCAAATTTTGACCTGGTGACGAATTTTGCAGCAAAAGTCCCTTTATTTTCTTATGTTTTATTTCTTGACTTTGCAATCTGGTTTTTACAAAAAGTAAGTTTGATTCTTATTTTATAATTTGTTTTTGCATTTCCCAAGAATTCCATTCCCTACCTTATTGTCAGTACCTCAAACAACTTGCCCCAGCCCCCAGCTTTTAGTTGGGGAATTCAAGCAGAATTTCAGGAAACATAAACACAAGGCCAATTCTAACACTCTTCAGTAAACATAAAAATCAGAACAACCAGACAAGGTATTAATGATAGAAAGAAAGGTACCTGATGGGGTTTGGGCGAGCGGCTAGCACCacgggtttgctccctataggtgtaggcTCAACTCCCCTCTTCGGCATTATTCGATGCACGTGGTCGTGGGTGATTGCGTGGGCAAGGACACCCAgtgttctcaaaaaattaaaaataaaaaaaagaagaaagaaaggtatTAAAAAAATACTAAGAAAATACTAAAATGTTGTTCATTGTCCATGTCAAGATAGTTCCAATGGCACGACAAATGGTTCTAATTACTCCAAAGGGTAATGATTATCGTATTTCTATAATTCTCTATTGATGTCAATGTAATTTTACCATACATAAATCATTGTAGTTTAGAATGTAAAATAGTAATCTTTACAATTTCCTTTCCTTCGACtgtatttgaatattgatttttgtTCTGTAATTCTTGTGTTAACAGACACTTTCTAAAGATagtgatggctcatttacttgtATTTACACAAGAAATTGATagtgatggctcatttacttgtATTTACacaagaaattgaaaaaaaaaaaaacataagttgGGTATTGCCGAACCCATAATGTGATGGATGTGTCATGACCACTAAGGCCAAAGTCCAATCCATATGATACAACCAACATCTCACCACTTGTTAGGGTTGTCGGGCCtgacaaaatcaaaattttgaataggcccgacCCAAACAGTTCAAAACCCGGACCAAAGCCAACCTCACTTCAAAAACCATGATCCACTTGTTGTATCATGATTTTTATCATGGTTTTTTGACTCTATGACTCGTGGACCTGACTCGCCCAAGTCAGAGGTGAATCTTGATACTGACCCATATTGGTCCTGACCAAATTCATGCTGGATAggctgaagttttttttttttggtcgaaAGCCCCACAACTAGCTGTAAGCCCACTCAACCAATCTCATTAGTAAACGCATGGTCGCAACTAATAGAAAAATTCAACAACTAGAGAAAAGTCGCTTCTAGTCTTAAGCTTCTTCAGTTGTGATAGTTGTAAGGCATTCTGGTAGGAATGCCGGCCACTACACCAGTACAGTGTCTTAGAAAGCAAGCAGCAAGCATGTAACTGAGTCATTTTCAGTTAAATGAGTGAGGATTCGGTTCCTTCACATCCAAAGGATG
This region includes:
- the LOC131223062 gene encoding tyrosine--tRNA ligase, chloroplastic/mitochondrial, whose amino-acid sequence is MAAAANTRTFLLFSTPNKLFSFSPSTPSKTLPKPFFLPLVKSLHSSQTPLKSNPPISKSIHRSNVIDILQQRGLIESITSDNLRQASSNPAVRPLKVYCGFDPTAESLHLGNLIGIIVLSWFRRCGHRTVALIGGATARIGDPSGKSLERPELDVETVERNSAGIEDTVRRILGRSDGAVGYGKDRILDAGSEENAVSNLNFAENANLDVDSEENVISDAGSEENAVSNSGSAKNANSNVGSEENAISDLGFEKNTNSYAGSGDSFVILNNYDWWKGRNLLDFLKEEGRFARVGVMISKESVKRRLASEEGLSFTEFTYQLLQGSDFLHLFKNEGVNVQIGGSDQWGNITAGTELIRKKLQIEGAYGLTFPLLLKSDGTKFGKSEGGAIWLSPSMLSPYKFYQYFFSVPDSDIVRFLKILTFLSLEEIVELEEGMKCPGYVQNLAQRRLAEEVTRFVHGVDGLMEALKATEALRPGAETQLDWKTIEEIAEDVPSCSLAYDQVLNASLVDLSVSAGLLGSKSAARRMVKQGGLYLNNKRVDSEEKTIEADDFVDGKVLLLSAGKKNKIVVRIS